A single region of the Nitrosomonas sp. Is79A3 genome encodes:
- the uvrB gene encoding excinuclease ABC subunit UvrB: protein MIVTFPNSPYKLHQSFEPAGDQPEAITKLVEGINDGLAFQTLLGVTGSGKTYTIANMIARLGRPAIVMAPNKTLAAQLYAEMREFFPENAIEYFVSYYDYYQPEAYVPSRDIFIEKDSSINEHIEQMRLSATKSLLEREDAIIVASVSCIYGIGDPVDYHGMILHLRSGEKITQREMIKRLTEMQYDRNELEFKRGVFRVRGDVVDIFPAESSETAVRVSLFDDEVDSMSLFDPLTGRMLQKLSRYTVYPSSHYVTPRSTTLRAIETIKVELRERLEVFYQEHRLVEAQRLEQRTRFDLEMLNELGFCKGIENYSRHLSGKQPGEPPPTLLDYLPRNALMIIDESHVTVPQVGGMYKGDRSRKENLVNYGFRLPSALDNRPLKFEEFEKRMPQTVFVSATPADYEKINSGQVVEQVVRPTGLIDPIIEVRPVTTQVDDLMSEVSLRTAKNERVLVTTLTKRMAEDLTDYFSDHQIKVRYLHSDIDTVERVEIIRDLRLGKFDVLVGINLLREGLDIPEVSLVAILDADKEGFLRSERSLIQTIGRAARHINGTAILYGDRITKSMRFAIDETKRRRDKQTQYNLQHHITPRSVHKRIKDLIDGVYNYESAQQNHKAAQVQARYDAMSETQLAKEIQRVEKQMLNAAKNLEFEQAASYRDELKSLKNKLLIGFTDVT, encoded by the coding sequence GTGATCGTAACCTTCCCCAATAGTCCGTACAAATTACATCAATCATTTGAGCCAGCAGGCGATCAACCCGAGGCAATTACGAAGCTGGTCGAAGGGATTAATGATGGTCTTGCGTTCCAAACTTTACTGGGTGTTACGGGTTCAGGGAAAACCTATACGATTGCTAACATGATTGCACGTCTCGGCCGCCCTGCAATTGTGATGGCACCGAATAAAACGCTAGCGGCACAGCTGTATGCAGAAATGCGCGAATTTTTTCCTGAAAATGCGATCGAGTACTTTGTTTCTTATTATGATTATTATCAACCTGAGGCGTATGTGCCGTCACGCGATATTTTTATTGAAAAAGATTCCAGTATTAACGAACATATTGAGCAAATGCGCTTATCCGCCACAAAATCATTGCTGGAGCGGGAAGATGCAATCATAGTCGCCAGCGTATCGTGCATTTACGGTATCGGGGATCCCGTTGACTATCACGGCATGATTCTACATTTGCGCAGCGGCGAGAAAATCACACAACGTGAAATGATTAAACGCCTGACTGAAATGCAATACGATCGTAATGAATTAGAGTTCAAACGCGGTGTGTTTCGCGTGAGGGGCGATGTGGTGGATATTTTTCCTGCTGAAAGCTCTGAAACGGCTGTGCGTGTTTCGCTATTTGATGATGAAGTCGATAGCATGTCATTATTTGATCCGCTAACGGGCCGTATGTTACAAAAATTATCACGCTATACCGTATATCCTTCCAGCCATTATGTAACGCCTCGGAGCACTACGCTGCGCGCAATTGAAACTATAAAAGTTGAGTTACGTGAGCGTTTAGAGGTTTTCTATCAGGAGCATCGGTTGGTTGAGGCGCAACGTCTTGAGCAACGCACACGATTTGACTTGGAAATGCTGAATGAATTGGGTTTCTGCAAAGGCATTGAAAATTATTCACGGCATCTTTCCGGCAAGCAACCGGGCGAACCACCGCCAACGCTTCTTGATTACCTGCCGCGCAATGCCTTGATGATCATTGACGAAAGCCATGTCACCGTGCCGCAGGTGGGCGGAATGTATAAAGGCGATCGTTCGCGGAAAGAAAACCTGGTGAATTATGGCTTTCGCTTGCCATCCGCATTGGATAATCGCCCTTTAAAATTTGAGGAATTTGAAAAAAGGATGCCGCAAACTGTTTTTGTATCGGCAACGCCGGCTGATTATGAAAAAATAAACAGCGGTCAGGTTGTGGAACAGGTTGTCCGGCCAACAGGATTAATTGATCCGATCATTGAAGTGCGTCCAGTGACAACGCAGGTTGACGATTTGATGTCTGAAGTCAGCTTGCGAACGGCAAAAAATGAACGGGTGTTAGTCACTACCTTAACGAAACGCATGGCCGAGGATCTGACGGATTATTTTTCCGACCATCAAATTAAAGTGCGTTATTTGCATTCGGATATTGATACCGTTGAACGTGTCGAAATTATTCGTGATTTGCGCCTGGGTAAATTTGATGTACTGGTGGGTATTAATTTATTACGCGAAGGGTTGGATATTCCGGAAGTTTCATTGGTCGCCATATTGGATGCCGATAAAGAAGGCTTTCTGCGCTCGGAAAGATCATTGATTCAAACCATTGGCCGGGCTGCCCGTCACATAAATGGCACGGCAATTCTTTATGGAGACAGAATAACCAAGTCAATGCGCTTTGCAATCGATGAAACCAAACGCCGGCGCGATAAGCAGACACAATATAACTTGCAACATCATATAACACCGCGATCTGTCCATAAGCGGATTAAAGATCTGATCGACGGTGTTTACAATTACGAATCCGCGCAGCAGAATCATAAAGCAGCGCAAGTGCAGGCGCGCTATGATGCCATGAGTGAAACCCAGTTAGCCAAGGAAATTCAACGAGTTGAAAAACAAATGCTGAATGCTGCAAAAAATCTGGAATTTGAGCAAGCAGCATCGTATCGGGATGAATTAAAAAGCCTCAAGAATAAATTACTGATCGGCTTTACCGACGTTACCTAA